The segment ATGCGAGCCAATGATCCCACCATGAACCCTTCTGCTCGGTGGCGTTCTTCAGCCACGCATCGGGGTCGCCGCCGAGAGCCGGGTTGACGTAGTACTTGGCTTTGAAGTTCGTGGGCGGGCAGACCAGCGTCTGGACGTGGCCGCTCGAGTTGAGGACGAATTCGGTCCGTCCGCCGAACAGGCGCGCGCCGTTATAAACCGCGCGCCAGGCGCAGATGTGGTCGGTCATACCGCCGACCACGAACAGGTCGTATCCGGCCTGGCGTAGATCGATCGGCGTGTCCAGGATCTCGACCGCGCCGGCTCGGGTCAGGCCATTGCGCAGCAGCAGGTCGAGAAAGCCCGCGTGCAGCCGCGCTGGCAGGTTGGTCGAATCGGCGTTCCAGTACAGGATGTCGAACGGCGCCGGATCCTTGCCCATCAGGTAGTTGTTGACCCAGTAGTTCCAGACGAGATCGTTGGGCCTGAGCCACGCGAACAGGCGCTCCATCTCCGCGCCGTTGAGCACGCCCTGGCGCCGCGAGCGATCGGTCGCCGCCGCCACCCCCTCTTTGGTCGTGAACATCCCGGTCATCGACGGCATGCTCGAATCGAGCATCGTGACGATGAGCGATGCGGAGTTGACGCGGCGGTCGCCGAGCGCCGCCAGATGGCCGAGCATCAGGGTCGAGGTGATTCCGCCCGAGCATACGCCGAGCAGATTGACGGTCGGGCTGCCGCTTATCTCGCAGACTGCGTCCAGCGCCTCCTTGAGCGCCGCCACGTATTCGTCGAGGCCCCAGTCGCGATGCTCAGGCCGCGGATTGCGCCAGCTCACGGTGAAAAACGGCACCCCGCGGGCGACGGTGTACTCGGTCAGGCTGCGCTTTGGCGCAAGGTCCATGATGTAGAACTTGTTGATCTGCGGCGGCACGAGCATCACCGGCCGCTCATACACCTGCCGCGTCGCCGGCGTGTACTGCAACAGCTCGAGAACCTCGGAGCGAAACACCACCGCGCCGGGCGTGACCGCGAGATTGCGGCCGACAGCGAACGGGCGCTTGTCGACCGTCTGCGGCATGCCGTTGTTGTTCCAGAGGTCGTCAAAGAAGCTGCGCATCCCATAAACCAGGCTCATTCCGCCAGTCTCAAACGCGCGCTTGATCGCAGCCGGATTGCCCAGGAGCACGTTGGTCGGAGCGAGCGCTTCAGTCAGCAGGCGGATCGCAAAGCGCTGCTGCTCGGCCTCCTTCCAGTCGCCGTTCGCGTGCTCGCCCTCGCGGACCATCGATTGCATGGTCGAACGCCATACGAGGTAGCTCTGCATCAGGCGGCGATAGAAGAAATTGTCGGACCAGGTAGGATCGTCGAAGCGTTTGTCGCTCTCGTCCGGGGTGACGTCGGAGACGCCGGCGGCGACCTTGAATAGCTCGACCGCCATCTTGATCAGTCGGCCGCCGAGAACCTCCGGATTCCTGAGCGTTTCATCGACGAAGTTGGAAAGTTGCTCTATGACCTGGTCCGCATCCAGGCCGACGAACGGATTGGCGCCCAAAATTGCGTCGGCCGCCCTGACCGCGTGCTCGGGCGCCTCGGCAAACTCTGCGGATTCCTGCTTGGCATTGGCTTTCATCCCGTCGCCTTCCCTCGATGCGATGGAGCGGCCCGTCTGAAGCCCCAGCAAAGGAATGCTAGCCTAGCAACTCCAAACCACGCTCAAACAGACGTGGACCCGACAGGGCTATATCTTCCCAAGTCGGATCGGGGCGCTTTCCGCGTCGATGCAACATGAGATTAAACGCTGTTATAACTCCGAACCGATAACCCGCGAACGCCCGGAACCATCGTACCTGCCGCACATCGATTGCTGACGCCGACTTCGAGACATAGATCTCCGCTATCTCATCGGGAGCGAGCACGTGCTGCGGTATCAGCTCCTGTGTTTCCCAGCTGTCGCGGTCCGAAAACAGACAAAGCCATCCGAGATCGATCAAAGTCGCCCCGATTTGCGACAGTTCCCAGTCGATGACCGCCCTGAGGCGCCCTCCCTCAAACAGGCAATTCGACCACTGAAAGTCGCCGTGGACGCATCCGACATGCACCCTCTCGGGAGAGGGAAGGCTTTGACGCAGCCGATCGCGCAAAACGGGCCCGCGTCCGACGACCTTGGGGTCGAGTGTCGGCCGATCGAGAAGGTTGTCCAGCCGCTTCATTTCGTCCGCGAGCGAAAGCGGCTCGCCCCAGGCGTCGCGGCGCGGCTCCCACGGCAGCGCGTGCAGCGCAGCCACCGCTTCGACCGCCTGCATGACCATCGCTCGCGTCTCGGTGGCGCCGTAGCGGCGCTCGCCCAGCGCCAGCTTGTCGCCGTTAAGGAAGCCCACTACAAAAAACGGTCTGCCGAACCATCGCAGATCGTTGTCGTAGCACTTGACCGGCGGGACGGGCACAGCGGTTCCCGCAAGCGAGGCCATGATTCGAGCCTGGCGAACCACGTCGGTGGGCCCCGCAATCGGTACGCCCTCGGGCGCGAGCCTGATCACCAGCCGTTCGGTTCGCGACGCCACGCCCGCGCGCGCGGTCAGTTCGAAGCTGTAGCTCAGCCCGGCATGGCCGGGCAGCGGCATTGGTTCGCTCACGCTCGCGCCGGGGTCACCGGTCTTCTCGCGCATCAGCGCCGTCAGTTGGCGCGCGATCCGCTCGCTCTGTGCGCTCTGATCGATCTGCGGGTCCGTCATTGCTCGAAAGTCAGCAGGATTGTGTGGCTCAACGGTGACGCGGCCGGTCCGAAGCTCCCCCAACAGGGCCGCGGACCGGCCGGCTGCAGTCTAAATTCTTAGCCGCGCATCTTGAGCTTCGACCAGGCCGGATGCAGGCTTGCGGCCGCACTCGGACGGGCCTCGACGCGCTTGAACCACGCTTGGAGGTTCCTGGCCGAGTCGGGGATTTTCTGCCCCACGCCCGCGGCAAAATCGGTGCAGCAGTAGAGAATGATGTCGGCGATCGTGAAGCGGTCGGGCACAATCCAGTCGCGGCCGGCCATCAGCCCGTCGAGCCATACCAGGCGCTTCTGCGCGTTGTCCTTCAGCGACTTGGCCGCGTCTGGATAGACCGGCACGCGG is part of the Candidatus Binataceae bacterium genome and harbors:
- a CDS encoding alpha/beta fold hydrolase, whose product is MKANAKQESAEFAEAPEHAVRAADAILGANPFVGLDADQVIEQLSNFVDETLRNPEVLGGRLIKMAVELFKVAAGVSDVTPDESDKRFDDPTWSDNFFYRRLMQSYLVWRSTMQSMVREGEHANGDWKEAEQQRFAIRLLTEALAPTNVLLGNPAAIKRAFETGGMSLVYGMRSFFDDLWNNNGMPQTVDKRPFAVGRNLAVTPGAVVFRSEVLELLQYTPATRQVYERPVMLVPPQINKFYIMDLAPKRSLTEYTVARGVPFFTVSWRNPRPEHRDWGLDEYVAALKEALDAVCEISGSPTVNLLGVCSGGITSTLMLGHLAALGDRRVNSASLIVTMLDSSMPSMTGMFTTKEGVAAATDRSRRQGVLNGAEMERLFAWLRPNDLVWNYWVNNYLMGKDPAPFDILYWNADSTNLPARLHAGFLDLLLRNGLTRAGAVEILDTPIDLRQAGYDLFVVGGMTDHICAWRAVYNGARLFGGRTEFVLNSSGHVQTLVCPPTNFKAKYYVNPALGGDPDAWLKNATEQKGSWWDHWLAWLDKHSGEKREAPASLGSVRYPPLDSAPGKYVMETAGGISSVSA
- a CDS encoding phosphotransferase family protein, encoding MTDPQIDQSAQSERIARQLTALMREKTGDPGASVSEPMPLPGHAGLSYSFELTARAGVASRTERLVIRLAPEGVPIAGPTDVVRQARIMASLAGTAVPVPPVKCYDNDLRWFGRPFFVVGFLNGDKLALGERRYGATETRAMVMQAVEAVAALHALPWEPRRDAWGEPLSLADEMKRLDNLLDRPTLDPKVVGRGPVLRDRLRQSLPSPERVHVGCVHGDFQWSNCLFEGGRLRAVIDWELSQIGATLIDLGWLCLFSDRDSWETQELIPQHVLAPDEIAEIYVSKSASAIDVRQVRWFRAFAGYRFGVITAFNLMLHRRGKRPDPTWEDIALSGPRLFERGLELLG